A genome region from Halobacterium hubeiense includes the following:
- a CDS encoding HNH endonuclease — MSEKDITDRVEELHEKTALSEQEARVQALRERGLERQEIAAELDIAKSTVREYVKRVDNKRREAKSTASALEGDSEDEGSDEGRYPRLFLAPCSNEHAQEHFENTVLTGVSVADYEDEIPEQLQDSERIPIWGTGEGNATAAEAIEPGDIIAFYVGDKTYSHIATVRSTEVNEDLARSIWRDKEGDTWPYVIYLDDPVEVDLDSVAFHDDIGYDIAYPLGFTRVDEQRVDELRLQHGSLEDYFESARARHAFEEGEQLSIDMYVGGEGETIDSVNADEDDEPSLAELREIAEKDGSETTTTTTTTTTRYDRSAAVKAYARARADGVCEGCGKDAPFTSRTGDPYLEVHHVFEVSDEGPDKPDAVIALCPTCHRRVHNGEDGNEYNRELIETLDDIESDLDLETA, encoded by the coding sequence ATGAGTGAGAAAGACATCACCGACCGAGTCGAGGAACTGCACGAGAAGACTGCCCTCAGCGAACAGGAAGCGCGCGTTCAGGCCCTCCGCGAACGCGGCCTCGAACGACAGGAGATTGCCGCCGAGCTGGACATCGCGAAGAGCACCGTCCGCGAGTACGTCAAACGGGTCGACAACAAGCGGCGCGAAGCGAAATCCACGGCCAGCGCCCTCGAAGGCGACAGCGAAGACGAAGGCTCCGACGAGGGGCGCTACCCGCGGCTCTTCCTCGCGCCGTGCAGCAACGAACACGCGCAAGAGCACTTCGAGAACACCGTCCTGACTGGCGTCTCCGTCGCGGACTACGAGGACGAGATCCCCGAGCAACTTCAAGACAGCGAGCGCATCCCCATCTGGGGAACTGGCGAAGGGAACGCCACCGCCGCGGAAGCCATCGAGCCCGGCGACATCATCGCCTTCTACGTCGGAGACAAGACCTACTCGCACATCGCGACCGTCCGCTCGACCGAGGTCAACGAAGACCTCGCGCGCAGCATCTGGCGGGACAAGGAAGGCGACACCTGGCCGTACGTCATCTACCTCGACGACCCCGTCGAGGTCGACCTCGACAGCGTCGCGTTCCACGACGACATCGGCTACGACATCGCCTACCCGCTCGGCTTCACGCGCGTCGACGAACAGCGCGTCGACGAACTCCGCCTCCAGCACGGCTCCCTCGAGGACTACTTCGAGAGCGCCCGTGCGCGCCACGCGTTCGAAGAAGGCGAGCAGCTCTCCATCGACATGTACGTCGGCGGCGAGGGCGAGACCATCGACTCCGTCAACGCGGACGAAGACGACGAGCCGTCACTGGCGGAACTCCGCGAAATCGCCGAGAAGGACGGCTCCGAGACGACCACGACTACGACGACCACGACGACTCGGTACGACCGCTCGGCCGCCGTCAAGGCGTACGCACGCGCACGAGCCGACGGCGTCTGCGAGGGCTGCGGGAAGGACGCGCCGTTCACGAGCCGCACCGGCGACCCGTACCTGGAAGTCCACCACGTCTTCGAAGTCAGCGACGAGGGACCCGACAAGCCCGACGCCGTCATCGCGCTCTGCCCCACCTGCCACCGCCGCGTCCACAACGGCGAGGACGGCAACGAGTACAACCGCGAACTCATCGAGACGCTCGACGACATCGAGTCCGACCTCGACCTCGAGACGGCGTAG
- a CDS encoding tyrosine-type recombinase/integrase: protein MEIFLLQESVEDEEAVSNSMPGAERAKHILRYLSKCEHASKRHTLFAVLWHTGCRMGAAHSMDVSDFYRESQALKIRHRPDTGTHLKNKQAGERICALSEEVCEVLEDYINVPRDEVTDHHGREPLFTTQYGRMHRSKIREMVYAVSRLCAYGKECLHGRDSDSCEAGTYTQASSGHI from the coding sequence GTGGAAATTTTCCTCCTTCAAGAATCGGTCGAAGACGAAGAGGCGGTCAGTAACAGTATGCCTGGGGCAGAACGGGCTAAACACATTCTTCGCTACCTCAGCAAGTGCGAACACGCCTCGAAGCGCCACACGCTCTTTGCGGTCTTGTGGCATACCGGCTGTCGGATGGGTGCTGCCCACTCTATGGATGTTTCCGACTTCTACCGGGAGAGTCAAGCACTGAAAATCCGGCATCGGCCTGACACTGGAACGCACCTGAAGAACAAGCAGGCTGGAGAGCGTATCTGTGCCCTCTCCGAAGAGGTGTGTGAAGTGCTGGAAGACTACATCAATGTGCCCCGTGACGAGGTGACCGACCACCACGGACGGGAACCCCTCTTCACGACTCAGTACGGACGGATGCACAGGTCGAAGATTCGGGAGATGGTGTATGCTGTTTCCCGTCTCTGTGCTTATGGGAAGGAGTGCCTACACGGTCGAGACTCTGACTCGTGTGAGGCTGGCACCTACACACAGGCATCTTCTGGTCATATCTGA
- a CDS encoding HNH endonuclease gives MKTDVVDVPENPESYEFTVGQWYRRGGLHDAYKGNRQKGISSPADHPIVFVFTGDPGEEFGYEDEFRQDGTLVYTGVGRTGDQEMAGMNKRLKNHREYGDAVHVFEEVRENPVSVVSYVGEYEVENVEPRELKDENDEYRRAFQFELVPVGGTQTTVEVDEGGSPEELFHAAKQSASQPDTTTASTRSSSDSSRSRSEPVRQFALADADGVCQGCGEKAPFETPAGRPYLEVHHLYRLSDGGLDDPENVIALCPNCHRRRHGGKNGDEFNQELIEKAEKRNRRILSR, from the coding sequence ATGAAGACTGATGTCGTCGACGTGCCGGAGAATCCGGAGTCGTACGAGTTCACGGTCGGGCAGTGGTACCGGCGTGGCGGGCTCCACGACGCGTACAAAGGGAACCGACAGAAGGGCATCTCGTCGCCGGCGGACCACCCGATAGTCTTCGTGTTCACTGGCGACCCGGGCGAAGAGTTCGGCTACGAAGACGAGTTCCGCCAGGACGGCACGCTCGTCTACACGGGCGTCGGGCGCACGGGCGACCAAGAGATGGCGGGGATGAACAAGCGGCTGAAGAACCACCGCGAGTACGGCGACGCGGTCCACGTTTTCGAGGAGGTTCGCGAGAACCCGGTTTCCGTCGTCTCTTACGTCGGCGAGTACGAGGTCGAGAACGTCGAGCCACGCGAACTGAAAGACGAGAACGACGAGTACCGCCGCGCGTTCCAGTTCGAACTCGTACCCGTCGGTGGAACCCAAACGACGGTCGAAGTCGACGAAGGCGGCTCTCCGGAGGAGCTGTTCCACGCCGCAAAGCAGTCCGCTTCGCAGCCTGATACTACCACGGCCTCGACGCGAAGTTCGAGCGACAGCAGCCGAAGTCGATCCGAACCCGTTCGCCAGTTTGCGCTCGCCGACGCCGACGGCGTCTGTCAGGGCTGCGGTGAGAAGGCGCCGTTCGAGACTCCCGCTGGTCGACCATATCTGGAAGTCCATCACCTCTACCGGCTGAGTGATGGCGGTCTCGACGACCCCGAGAACGTCATCGCGCTATGTCCGAACTGCCACCGCCGCCGTCACGGGGGCAAGAACGGCGACGAGTTCAACCAGGAACTCATCGAGAAGGCCGAAAAGCGGAACCGCCGGATTCTATCACGCTAG
- a CDS encoding RNA-guided endonuclease InsQ/TnpB family protein has protein sequence MEKRRTVPIALNVDSHSAALLEDTVDEFLWAANYVTRHAFDGEYVTTSKTTLHDDTYEDVRDETALHSNHVQAARNKAAEACKSVVEKWKQGKKGSMPHFTSPHLVYDHRTATFHDEYVSLATVDGRIEADYVLPDEERDTPHAEYFFSDEYETTGAELHYSNGNWMLHIHCKTDVESDTPEQATENGTVLGVDLGVTNLAVTSTGSFWTGDEFDHWRREYETRRGSLQQCGTRWAHENIQSVGRKEEGRFTITLHRISNDLVAEARTHGCSVIAFENLTDIRERTGASWGHKWAFNRLYEYVEYKAAEYGINVAQVDPENTSRRCSTCGFTHPDNRDREDFECLKCSYENHADYNAAKNIGLRYLRRNQTGSGGGAPVGVRLNSGTLNANGAYDPPAEDSARAGVHAESPPL, from the coding sequence ATGGAGAAGCGGCGTACTGTCCCCATTGCACTCAACGTGGACAGCCACAGCGCCGCACTCCTCGAAGACACCGTCGACGAATTTCTGTGGGCCGCCAACTACGTGACACGCCACGCGTTCGACGGTGAATACGTCACCACGAGCAAGACCACGCTCCATGACGACACCTACGAGGACGTGCGCGACGAGACAGCGTTACACAGCAACCACGTCCAAGCCGCCCGCAACAAGGCCGCCGAAGCCTGCAAGAGCGTGGTCGAGAAGTGGAAACAGGGCAAGAAGGGATCGATGCCTCACTTCACTAGCCCTCACCTCGTCTACGACCACCGCACCGCCACCTTCCACGACGAGTACGTGTCGCTAGCAACAGTTGACGGTCGCATCGAAGCCGATTACGTCCTTCCAGACGAGGAGCGAGACACGCCCCACGCCGAGTATTTCTTTTCCGACGAGTACGAAACCACAGGGGCAGAACTGCACTACAGTAACGGCAACTGGATGCTCCACATCCACTGCAAGACGGATGTGGAGTCTGATACGCCGGAACAAGCTACCGAGAACGGAACGGTTCTTGGGGTCGACCTCGGCGTGACGAATCTTGCAGTTACCTCAACTGGCTCGTTCTGGACTGGTGACGAGTTCGACCACTGGCGGCGCGAATACGAGACCCGTCGTGGGTCGCTCCAACAGTGCGGGACACGGTGGGCGCACGAGAACATCCAATCGGTCGGACGCAAAGAGGAAGGTCGGTTCACGATCACGCTCCACCGTATCTCGAACGATTTGGTGGCTGAAGCCCGCACCCACGGCTGTTCGGTGATTGCGTTCGAGAACTTGACCGATATTCGTGAGCGAACCGGCGCATCGTGGGGGCACAAATGGGCGTTCAACCGCCTGTACGAGTACGTCGAATACAAAGCCGCAGAGTACGGTATCAACGTAGCACAGGTTGACCCGGAGAACACGTCACGGCGATGTTCGACATGTGGGTTCACACACCCGGACAACCGCGACAGAGAGGACTTCGAGTGCCTGAAGTGCAGCTACGAGAACCACGCCGACTACAACGCCGCCAAGAACATCGGCTTGCGGTATCTCCGCCGGAACCAAACTGGCTCCGGTGGAGGCGCACCCGTAGGCGTGCGCTTGAACAGCGGGACGCTGAACGCGAACGGAGCGTATGACCCTCCTGCCGAAGATTCGGCCAGAGCGGGAGTCCACGCTGAAAGCCCACCCCTTTAG
- a CDS encoding ABC transporter ATP-binding protein has translation MSASHTSRIDVDGLQFQYPGTDDAVLAGADLTIEPGEFVAVIGGNGSGKTTLCKSFNGIIPHFYEGDMQGTVTVAGHDVAASSVAELSQHVGYVFQEFDNQLVSPTVFEEVAFAPMNYGHEDYRERVHRTLDLLDLDGLEDRFVWELSGGQKHLVALAAALSLDPDILVVDEPAAQLDPVNARETYDQLAALNEDYGKTIVTIEHQTEFVADYCDSVVLVEDGVVSWKLPVESALNQLDALRAQNVHPPQVTRIADHIFDDESQLPVTLVDGVDRFTDYDFDGVRTDGAAEPASSGEPVVSFDDVSHSYDTLRSGTKDVLDGLSLDVYADERVVLVGSNGAGKSTLMQLVTGLETPDNGTVTVDGTDTTGVLPEQLAEEVVYVKQNPEEMFIDDSVRADVAHYLDDREYSNVEQRVDDVIEFLDLEPLQDRDGRLLSVGQQRRASLAIGLATDPSIVLLDEPTGSLDLASREEVGRTIDRAGERVETVVIATHGLELAASWATRVVVLDDGAVIADGPPAEVFADLDVLERANLRPPQVVRLGRELGLHPAPLTVKAFADRFDTTGSSTESTVGEQ, from the coding sequence ATGTCTGCCTCCCACACCTCCCGCATCGACGTCGACGGACTGCAGTTCCAGTACCCCGGCACCGACGACGCTGTGCTGGCCGGCGCGGACCTGACCATCGAACCCGGTGAGTTCGTCGCCGTTATCGGCGGGAACGGCTCCGGCAAGACGACACTGTGCAAGTCGTTCAACGGCATCATCCCGCACTTCTACGAGGGCGACATGCAGGGAACCGTGACCGTCGCCGGGCACGACGTCGCAGCGAGTTCCGTCGCGGAGCTCTCCCAGCACGTCGGCTACGTGTTCCAGGAGTTCGACAACCAACTCGTCAGCCCGACCGTCTTCGAGGAAGTCGCGTTCGCGCCGATGAACTACGGCCACGAGGACTACCGCGAACGCGTCCACCGCACCCTCGACCTGCTCGACCTGGACGGACTGGAGGACCGGTTCGTCTGGGAGCTGTCCGGCGGACAGAAACACCTCGTCGCACTGGCGGCGGCACTGTCACTGGACCCCGATATCCTCGTCGTCGACGAACCGGCGGCCCAACTGGACCCCGTCAACGCCCGCGAGACCTACGACCAACTCGCCGCGCTCAACGAGGATTACGGGAAGACCATCGTGACGATAGAGCACCAGACGGAGTTCGTCGCCGACTACTGTGACAGCGTAGTGCTCGTCGAGGACGGCGTCGTCAGCTGGAAGTTGCCCGTCGAATCGGCGCTCAACCAGCTCGACGCGTTGCGCGCCCAGAACGTCCATCCGCCACAGGTCACTCGCATCGCCGATCACATCTTCGACGACGAAAGCCAACTCCCGGTGACGCTCGTGGATGGCGTCGACCGATTCACCGATTACGACTTTGACGGGGTTCGAACTGACGGCGCGGCGGAGCCGGCCTCCTCTGGGGAGCCAGTCGTCTCCTTCGACGATGTCTCACACTCCTACGACACGCTCCGAAGCGGGACGAAAGACGTTCTTGATGGCCTCTCCTTGGACGTGTACGCCGACGAGCGAGTGGTGCTAGTCGGTAGCAACGGCGCCGGCAAGTCCACGTTGATGCAACTGGTGACCGGTCTCGAGACCCCTGACAACGGGACGGTGACCGTTGACGGCACGGATACGACGGGCGTACTCCCCGAGCAGCTGGCCGAGGAGGTCGTCTACGTCAAGCAGAACCCCGAGGAGATGTTCATCGACGACAGCGTCCGGGCCGACGTTGCCCACTACCTCGACGACAGGGAGTACTCAAACGTCGAGCAGCGCGTCGACGACGTCATCGAATTCCTCGACCTGGAACCGCTCCAGGACCGGGATGGCAGGCTGCTCAGCGTCGGCCAACAGCGACGGGCGTCGCTGGCAATCGGGCTGGCGACCGACCCGTCGATTGTCCTGCTCGACGAGCCGACAGGGAGCCTCGACCTTGCCAGCCGCGAGGAGGTCGGCCGCACGATCGACCGGGCCGGGGAACGCGTGGAAACGGTCGTAATTGCGACGCACGGCCTTGAACTCGCGGCGTCGTGGGCGACTCGCGTTGTTGTGCTCGACGACGGCGCCGTTATCGCTGATGGCCCGCCAGCGGAGGTGTTTGCCGACCTCGATGTGCTCGAACGGGCGAACCTCCGCCCGCCGCAGGTAGTCCGGCTTGGGCGAGAACTCGGTCTTCACCCGGCGCCACTGACCGTCAAGGCGTTCGCGGACCGATTCGACACGACCGGGTCGTCGACGGAGTCAACTGTGGGGGAGCAGTGA
- a CDS encoding energy-coupling factor transporter transmembrane component T family protein, which produces MAALDALRDATSVEAIKADLLRTAYENEGSFLHRLDPRVLLLWYVVFLFVPWLFYDTTVLLGLLAFVSVLAVLSRVSLFLVGLMAFTVASTLASYAAVTVFTGDPVAAVRALVPFTLKLTIISVSSLAVFSSMGPKTLAQGLRSLGIPRQFTFLITYGYRMLPVLFEEYHDLVNSFRLRSSAPESPGWFRWRHYAYLLKLSMRAFYPMIFNVAKRSRVTVEAMEARGFSHSLHDEASTELRLADMQIRPVDVGFFAGSLAVVAALALLG; this is translated from the coding sequence ATGGCGGCGCTCGACGCACTCCGCGATGCGACGTCCGTTGAGGCAATCAAAGCCGACCTACTGCGCACGGCCTACGAGAATGAGGGTTCGTTCCTTCACCGCCTTGACCCTCGAGTGCTGTTGCTGTGGTACGTCGTCTTCCTGTTCGTGCCGTGGCTGTTCTACGACACCACGGTCCTCCTCGGCCTCCTGGCGTTCGTGTCGGTGCTGGCGGTGCTGTCGCGGGTCAGTCTCTTCCTCGTCGGCCTAATGGCGTTCACTGTAGCGTCGACGCTGGCGTCCTACGCCGCCGTCACCGTCTTCACGGGTGACCCTGTTGCGGCAGTCCGAGCGCTGGTCCCGTTCACGCTGAAGCTGACAATCATCTCCGTGTCGAGTCTCGCCGTGTTCTCAAGCATGGGGCCGAAGACGCTCGCCCAAGGGTTGCGGAGTCTCGGGATTCCACGCCAGTTCACGTTCCTCATCACGTACGGCTACCGGATGCTGCCAGTGCTGTTCGAGGAGTACCACGACCTCGTGAACTCGTTTCGGTTACGGAGTTCCGCCCCCGAGTCACCCGGCTGGTTCCGCTGGCGGCACTACGCCTACCTGCTGAAGTTGTCGATGCGTGCGTTCTACCCGATGATTTTCAACGTCGCCAAGCGCAGTCGCGTCACCGTTGAGGCGATGGAAGCCCGCGGATTCTCGCACTCGTTGCACGACGAGGCGAGCACCGAACTTCGACTTGCGGACATGCAGATCCGCCCCGTCGACGTGGGGTTTTTCGCCGGCTCGCTCGCCGTCGTCGCCGCACTCGCACTGCTGGGGTGA
- a CDS encoding 2-phosphosulfolactate phosphatase: MSLVTGDTLESTLLETMIPGRARIPDNPEPGNYVVVDVAQFSTTVPELFANGTEYIYITEQRGNEPAFKSEHPDAKIGGSSGPNYEGEEGYDFFNSPSFVQDIDVDGRPTAMTSTNGGNAVTDLRLAGGDDVDVYVGGLTNGKAVADHLADDDRETYFVAAGSKGKPSPEDLVGALYIARHLHGKPLTPEQRDVYQEVVKFGKGPKYEDKPQVKRTDLYEYALDFDSRDVVPKLKGQRLFDVSDGAET; the protein is encoded by the coding sequence ATGAGTCTGGTCACGGGCGACACGCTGGAGTCGACGCTGTTGGAGACGATGATTCCGGGGCGCGCGAGGATTCCCGACAACCCCGAACCGGGGAACTACGTCGTCGTCGACGTTGCACAGTTTTCGACGACGGTGCCGGAACTGTTCGCGAACGGGACCGAGTACATCTACATCACCGAGCAGCGCGGGAACGAACCGGCGTTCAAGTCCGAGCACCCGGACGCGAAAATCGGCGGCAGCTCCGGCCCGAACTACGAGGGCGAGGAAGGCTACGACTTCTTCAACTCGCCGAGTTTCGTGCAGGACATCGACGTCGATGGGCGACCGACGGCGATGACGTCGACGAACGGCGGGAACGCGGTTACGGACCTTCGTCTGGCCGGCGGTGACGACGTTGATGTCTACGTCGGCGGACTAACCAACGGGAAAGCAGTTGCCGACCATCTAGCAGATGACGACCGCGAGACGTACTTCGTCGCGGCGGGGTCGAAGGGAAAGCCGTCCCCGGAAGACCTCGTCGGCGCACTGTATATCGCCCGCCACCTGCATGGGAAGCCGCTGACGCCGGAGCAACGCGATGTCTACCAGGAGGTCGTCAAGTTCGGCAAGGGACCGAAGTACGAGGACAAGCCACAGGTCAAGCGCACGGACCTCTACGAGTACGCGCTGGACTTCGATAGCCGCGACGTAGTGCCGAAACTGAAGGGCCAGCGGCTCTTCGACGTCAGTGACGGGGCGGAGACCTGA
- a CDS encoding PHP domain-containing protein — protein sequence MQTDVHTHTTYSDGSPLEEMITAAEDAGLSALGLTDHCIVTDDEFGRRAKYDLVETYQQRREDIDAARDATDIRLYDAAEVSYVEGTESEIAAFLETADFAYTIGSVHFAGQYNYTSATQYAAADAQQCRAAAERYYDAVVALIESELFDVVGHLDLPERIPALRRHTTRGDYERVVRALTDSETIPEVNAGRVHRSLGRVHPDPGMLDLFTEYGIQFVFGSDSHTPAELGERVPVLRTLADTHDLSSVAGELRASQSQRLP from the coding sequence ATGCAGACTGACGTCCACACGCACACCACTTACTCGGACGGGTCGCCCCTCGAGGAGATGATTACGGCGGCTGAAGACGCAGGTCTGAGTGCCTTGGGCCTGACCGATCACTGCATCGTCACTGACGACGAATTCGGCCGCCGTGCGAAGTACGATCTCGTGGAGACCTATCAGCAGCGCCGTGAGGACATCGACGCCGCCCGCGACGCGACCGACATTCGACTATACGACGCGGCCGAGGTGAGCTACGTCGAAGGAACCGAATCGGAGATTGCGGCCTTTTTGGAGACTGCGGACTTCGCGTACACGATTGGGAGCGTCCACTTTGCTGGCCAGTACAACTACACCAGCGCGACGCAGTACGCGGCCGCGGACGCACAACAATGCCGGGCCGCAGCCGAACGCTACTATGATGCAGTCGTTGCGCTCATCGAATCTGAGCTGTTCGATGTCGTGGGGCATCTCGACCTTCCCGAACGAATTCCCGCGTTACGACGACACACCACGCGCGGGGATTACGAGCGTGTCGTGCGAGCGCTCACCGATTCCGAGACGATTCCCGAAGTGAATGCCGGCCGCGTCCACCGCTCACTCGGCCGCGTCCATCCAGACCCGGGGATGCTTGATCTGTTCACCGAATACGGTATCCAGTTTGTGTTCGGGTCGGACAGTCACACGCCAGCCGAACTCGGCGAACGGGTTCCGGTCCTCCGAACACTAGCTGACACGCACGACCTATCATCAGTTGCTGGTGAACTACGTGCCAGCCAGTCCCAACGGCTGCCGTAA
- a CDS encoding MEDS domain-containing protein has translation MERLEAQSVPETTRQATAADLRAELGSHDLPRHLALFYRSNEAQLAATTAFLVEGLQSGHRCVYLLDVNTAGDIKSALRRANIDVKQRIDAGDLVIRDAEEVYLESGFDPSEMITTLETEANASVADGYDGLWLAGENSWCFHTDQSFDHIVDFEADFDAACPDLPVTALCQYDLDRFNGTSAAKALRTHEQIIYRNQLCKNPFYIPPEDYRSTDSSELNAQLMLEQAYSLTNARRDIDKREQRLGIVNRVLRHNIRNDLNLVKGTLELVDETESLSAESHQRLAIAIEHAESVIEMAEKARYVQQTTGDTTVEPQQLAPLLKTAIEEATADYDSADIQFSGADGVTVLADENLDVALREAIENGIIHQETDSPTVIVSVSTPNEDTVEIEIRNEGSIPDLEQSTLEKGAETPLAHSSGLGLWLIKWIVENAHGSIDFPDSNADEARLQIELYRVPS, from the coding sequence ATGGAACGACTCGAGGCGCAGTCCGTTCCGGAGACGACGCGCCAAGCGACTGCCGCAGACCTTCGGGCAGAACTCGGGTCGCATGATCTGCCACGTCATCTCGCGCTCTTCTACCGGTCGAACGAAGCCCAGTTAGCTGCCACCACAGCCTTCCTCGTTGAGGGCCTGCAGTCTGGCCACCGTTGTGTCTACCTCCTTGATGTCAATACTGCTGGCGACATCAAATCGGCACTCCGGCGAGCCAATATCGACGTCAAGCAACGTATCGACGCTGGCGACCTCGTCATCCGAGACGCTGAAGAGGTTTACCTCGAATCTGGCTTCGACCCTAGCGAGATGATTACGACGCTCGAGACCGAGGCCAACGCTAGTGTTGCGGACGGCTACGACGGGTTGTGGCTCGCCGGCGAGAACTCGTGGTGCTTCCACACCGACCAGTCGTTCGACCACATCGTTGACTTCGAAGCGGACTTCGATGCCGCCTGCCCGGACCTCCCGGTCACCGCACTCTGCCAGTACGACCTCGACCGCTTCAACGGGACGTCGGCAGCGAAAGCCCTCCGCACCCACGAACAGATCATCTACCGCAATCAACTCTGCAAGAACCCCTTCTACATCCCACCCGAGGACTATCGTTCGACCGATAGCTCGGAGTTGAATGCGCAACTGATGCTGGAGCAAGCGTATTCGCTGACGAACGCCCGCCGCGACATCGACAAACGCGAACAGCGGCTAGGTATCGTCAACCGCGTGCTCCGGCACAACATCCGCAACGACCTGAACCTCGTGAAGGGAACGCTCGAGCTGGTCGACGAAACGGAGTCGTTATCCGCCGAAAGCCACCAACGACTGGCGATTGCCATTGAGCATGCTGAGTCGGTCATCGAGATGGCGGAAAAAGCCCGCTACGTTCAACAAACGACCGGCGATACAACGGTCGAACCACAGCAGCTTGCCCCACTTCTCAAGACGGCTATCGAAGAGGCGACAGCCGACTATGATAGTGCCGACATCCAGTTTTCCGGGGCTGACGGCGTGACGGTGCTAGCTGATGAGAATCTCGACGTGGCGTTACGTGAAGCCATCGAGAATGGGATTATCCACCAGGAAACGGATTCTCCGACGGTTATCGTCTCTGTTTCGACGCCGAACGAGGACACGGTCGAGATCGAGATTCGGAATGAAGGCTCGATTCCGGACTTGGAACAGTCCACGTTGGAGAAGGGAGCGGAGACCCCGTTAGCGCATTCGAGTGGGCTTGGCCTCTGGCTCATCAAATGGATCGTCGAGAACGCGCACGGATCGATCGACTTCCCAGACTCGAACGCAGATGAGGCGCGCCTACAAATCGAATTATACCGTGTTCCGTCTTAG
- a CDS encoding antitoxin VapB family protein, producing the protein MGTKQVRVSERLYARVEDEKREGETFSDALERMIDGYGLLDFAEDVEGASDAWDTEALEADFETDDEANRKELDEELP; encoded by the coding sequence ATGGGGACGAAGCAAGTTCGGGTGAGTGAACGGCTCTATGCCCGCGTCGAGGATGAGAAACGCGAGGGGGAGACATTCAGTGACGCGCTCGAACGGATGATTGACGGATACGGGCTGCTCGACTTCGCAGAAGATGTCGAGGGCGCGAGCGACGCGTGGGACACCGAAGCCCTCGAAGCCGACTTCGAGACCGACGACGAAGCAAACCGCAAGGAACTCGATGAGGAACTCCCGTGA
- a CDS encoding PIN domain-containing protein yields MILDTEFLGNLIEQKPAAKQKAGELDATSAPTRVPAMVTWELYYGVSKAPEPKRHTLKDGYEKLLQSFPVVEMDAKLARKAGTLRGRHARSDSLTNLDGADSMVAATALSVDEPVVSNDEDFADVDGLPVETY; encoded by the coding sequence GTGATTCTGGATACGGAATTTCTCGGGAATCTCATCGAGCAAAAGCCGGCAGCCAAGCAGAAAGCAGGCGAGCTGGACGCGACCAGTGCCCCGACGCGTGTTCCAGCGATGGTCACGTGGGAACTGTACTACGGCGTCTCGAAAGCTCCTGAGCCGAAACGGCACACACTCAAAGACGGGTACGAGAAACTGCTTCAGTCGTTCCCCGTTGTCGAAATGGACGCCAAACTCGCTCGGAAAGCGGGGACACTTCGAGGAAGGCACGCTCGCTCGGATTCACTTACAAATCTCGACGGTGCGGACTCAATGGTTGCGGCGACGGCGCTCTCCGTTGATGAGCCAGTCGTCAGCAACGACGAGGATTTTGCGGACGTGGACGGGCTACCTGTCGAGACCTACTGA